Proteins from one Cicer arietinum cultivar CDC Frontier isolate Library 1 chromosome 3, Cicar.CDCFrontier_v2.0, whole genome shotgun sequence genomic window:
- the LOC101510882 gene encoding COP9 signalosome complex subunit 7 isoform X3, which produces MDIEQRQSELIDHFVKQASAVSNAPSLASVIVEATSNPLLFAFSEILALPNVLQLEATDNSVYLDLLRLFAHGIWSDYKSNSDRLPQLTPDQILKLKQLTVLTLAETYKVLPYDQLMQELDVTNVRELEDFLINECMYAGIVRGKLDQLRRCFEVQFAAGRDLRPGQLGNMIQTLSNWLSTSENMLVSIQDKIKWADAMSEIDKKHRKDVEEKVEEVKKSLFKADIDFRGHEEICSESGGVMDYEEDRSRPKRRRHPIS; this is translated from the exons ATGGACATCGAGCAGAGGCAATCGGAGCTCATCGATCACTTCGTCAAACAAGCCTCTGCTGTATCCAATGCTCCCTCACTCGCTTCCGTCATTGTCGAAGCAACCTCGAACCCTTTACTCTTCGCTTTCTCTGAGATTCTCGCCCTCCCCAATGTTCTTCAG CTGGAAGCAACTGATAATTCTGTCTACCTTGATTTGCTTCGTCTGTTTGCTCATGGAATATGGAGCGACTACAAGA GTAACTCTGACCGCCTTCCGCAATTGACACCTGATCAGATTCTCAAGCTTAAGCAACTTACAGTTCTTACCCTCGCTGAGACATATAAG GTACTACCCTATGACCAATTGATGCAGGAGCTAGATGTGACAAATGTTCGTGAGCTTGAAGATTTTCTAATTAATGAGTGCATGTATGCG GGAATAGTCAGAGGGAAGCTGGATCAGTTGCGACGATGCTTTGAG GTCCAATTTGCAGCAGGTAGGGACTTGAGGCCTGGTCAGCTGGGGAATATGATACAGACACTCTCCAACTG GTTATCTACATCGGAAAATATGCTTGTTTCAATTCAAGATAAGATAAAATGGGCTGATGCAATGAGTGAAATTGACAAGAAGCACAGGAAGGATGTGGAAGAGAAGGTTGAAGAAGTAAAGAAGTCCCTTTTCAAG GCCGACATCGACTTCAGAGGGCATGAGGAGATCTGCTCTGAATCTGGTGGAGTGATGGATTATGAAGAAGATCGAAGCCGACCGAAGAG GAGGCGGCATCCGATATCTTGA
- the LOC101510882 gene encoding COP9 signalosome complex subunit 7 isoform X2 yields MDIEQRQSELIDHFVKQASAVSNAPSLASVIVEATSNPLLFAFSEILALPNVLQLEATDNSVYLDLLRLFAHGIWSDYKSNSDRLPQLTPDQILKLKQLTVLTLAETYKVLPYDQLMQELDVTNVRELEDFLINECMYAGIVRGKLDQLRRCFEVQFAAGRDLRPGQLGNMIQTLSNWLSTSENMLVSIQDKIKWADAMSEIDKKHRKDVEEKVEEVKKSLFKLHTVSRPTSTSEGMRRSALNLVE; encoded by the exons ATGGACATCGAGCAGAGGCAATCGGAGCTCATCGATCACTTCGTCAAACAAGCCTCTGCTGTATCCAATGCTCCCTCACTCGCTTCCGTCATTGTCGAAGCAACCTCGAACCCTTTACTCTTCGCTTTCTCTGAGATTCTCGCCCTCCCCAATGTTCTTCAG CTGGAAGCAACTGATAATTCTGTCTACCTTGATTTGCTTCGTCTGTTTGCTCATGGAATATGGAGCGACTACAAGA GTAACTCTGACCGCCTTCCGCAATTGACACCTGATCAGATTCTCAAGCTTAAGCAACTTACAGTTCTTACCCTCGCTGAGACATATAAG GTACTACCCTATGACCAATTGATGCAGGAGCTAGATGTGACAAATGTTCGTGAGCTTGAAGATTTTCTAATTAATGAGTGCATGTATGCG GGAATAGTCAGAGGGAAGCTGGATCAGTTGCGACGATGCTTTGAG GTCCAATTTGCAGCAGGTAGGGACTTGAGGCCTGGTCAGCTGGGGAATATGATACAGACACTCTCCAACTG GTTATCTACATCGGAAAATATGCTTGTTTCAATTCAAGATAAGATAAAATGGGCTGATGCAATGAGTGAAATTGACAAGAAGCACAGGAAGGATGTGGAAGAGAAGGTTGAAGAAGTAAAGAAGTCCCTTTTCAAG TTACACACTGTAAGCAGGCCGACATCGACTTCAGAGGGCATGAGGAGATCTGCTCTGAATCTGGTGGAGTGA
- the LOC101510882 gene encoding COP9 signalosome complex subunit 7 isoform X1, translating to MDIEQRQSELIDHFVKQASAVSNAPSLASVIVEATSNPLLFAFSEILALPNVLQLEATDNSVYLDLLRLFAHGIWSDYKSNSDRLPQLTPDQILKLKQLTVLTLAETYKVLPYDQLMQELDVTNVRELEDFLINECMYAGIVRGKLDQLRRCFEVQFAAGRDLRPGQLGNMIQTLSNWLSTSENMLVSIQDKIKWADAMSEIDKKHRKDVEEKVEEVKKSLFKKLHTVSRPTSTSEGMRRSALNLVE from the exons ATGGACATCGAGCAGAGGCAATCGGAGCTCATCGATCACTTCGTCAAACAAGCCTCTGCTGTATCCAATGCTCCCTCACTCGCTTCCGTCATTGTCGAAGCAACCTCGAACCCTTTACTCTTCGCTTTCTCTGAGATTCTCGCCCTCCCCAATGTTCTTCAG CTGGAAGCAACTGATAATTCTGTCTACCTTGATTTGCTTCGTCTGTTTGCTCATGGAATATGGAGCGACTACAAGA GTAACTCTGACCGCCTTCCGCAATTGACACCTGATCAGATTCTCAAGCTTAAGCAACTTACAGTTCTTACCCTCGCTGAGACATATAAG GTACTACCCTATGACCAATTGATGCAGGAGCTAGATGTGACAAATGTTCGTGAGCTTGAAGATTTTCTAATTAATGAGTGCATGTATGCG GGAATAGTCAGAGGGAAGCTGGATCAGTTGCGACGATGCTTTGAG GTCCAATTTGCAGCAGGTAGGGACTTGAGGCCTGGTCAGCTGGGGAATATGATACAGACACTCTCCAACTG GTTATCTACATCGGAAAATATGCTTGTTTCAATTCAAGATAAGATAAAATGGGCTGATGCAATGAGTGAAATTGACAAGAAGCACAGGAAGGATGTGGAAGAGAAGGTTGAAGAAGTAAAGAAGTCCCTTTTCAAG AAGTTACACACTGTAAGCAGGCCGACATCGACTTCAGAGGGCATGAGGAGATCTGCTCTGAATCTGGTGGAGTGA